Proteins from a single region of Nocardioides anomalus:
- a CDS encoding branched-chain amino acid ABC transporter permease, with product MTDLQLWLSAAEIGCFFSLIALSYLLIVVGAGFFNFALGPYAMVGGLATSWFVVIKEMSLWPSIVLALLIVVALSAVTELVVVRPVQRRAGRGDLPALVAVAAVLFAVQQAAGLVFGRTSLPGQQIVTFDPIEIGDAFLLPNALLLMATTVVVFVVVALWVRLSRTGRLLRAVGDNLDAARVLGLPVGRIRLIAFLVGGLIAGIAGILFATKSGVASTSGLSWTLTGFLALVIGGTGRIWAPLVGGLVLGCVQVFTPYYSSDITPQTVILVLALLFFALKPEGLFVRRVRA from the coding sequence TTGACCGACCTTCAGCTGTGGCTCTCGGCCGCCGAGATCGGCTGCTTCTTCTCGCTGATCGCGCTGTCGTACCTGTTGATCGTCGTCGGCGCGGGGTTCTTCAACTTCGCGCTCGGCCCCTACGCGATGGTCGGCGGTCTCGCCACCTCGTGGTTCGTGGTGATCAAGGAGATGTCGCTGTGGCCCTCGATCGTCCTCGCCCTCCTCATCGTGGTCGCGCTGTCCGCGGTCACCGAGCTGGTGGTCGTCCGTCCGGTGCAGCGCCGCGCCGGCCGCGGTGACCTGCCGGCCCTCGTGGCGGTGGCCGCCGTGCTGTTCGCGGTGCAGCAGGCCGCGGGGCTGGTCTTCGGTCGCACGTCGCTGCCCGGCCAGCAGATCGTCACCTTCGACCCGATCGAGATCGGCGACGCGTTCCTGCTCCCGAACGCGCTGCTGCTGATGGCGACCACCGTCGTGGTCTTCGTCGTGGTGGCCCTCTGGGTCCGGCTGAGCCGCACCGGACGGCTGCTGAGGGCGGTCGGCGACAACCTGGACGCGGCCAGGGTGCTCGGGCTGCCGGTCGGGCGGATCCGGCTCATCGCCTTCCTCGTGGGCGGGCTGATCGCCGGCATCGCCGGCATCCTGTTCGCCACCAAGTCCGGTGTCGCGTCCACCAGCGGGCTCAGCTGGACCCTGACCGGCTTCCTCGCACTCGTGATCGGTGGCACCGGCCGGATCTGGGCCCCGCTGGTCGGCGGGCTGGTGCTCGGCTGCGTGCAGGTCTTCACGCCGTACTACTCCTCCGACATCACCCCCCAGACCGTGATCCTGGTGCTG
- a CDS encoding gamma carbonic anhydrase family protein: MTFWAIDGVVPVVDPTAFVHPQASVIGDVRIGADCYVGPGASLRGDFGLIEVGAGSNVQDGCVVHAYPGAAAVLSEGSHVGHAAVLHGCHLEPRVLVGIGAVVLDGARIGAGSLVGAGSVVRAGEHFPERSLLVGNPARRVRDVDDEMAAWKDNGLRVYGELTRRSRAGLVEVDPLQEPEAGRPVLPVDASTATPLHTHPGRRGTRS; the protein is encoded by the coding sequence ATGACGTTCTGGGCCATCGACGGGGTCGTCCCGGTCGTGGACCCCACGGCCTTCGTCCATCCCCAGGCCAGCGTCATCGGTGACGTCCGGATCGGTGCTGACTGCTACGTCGGGCCCGGCGCGAGCCTGCGCGGGGACTTCGGGCTGATCGAGGTCGGCGCCGGGTCGAACGTGCAGGACGGCTGTGTGGTGCACGCCTACCCCGGGGCGGCGGCCGTCTTGTCGGAGGGGTCGCACGTGGGCCACGCCGCGGTGCTGCACGGCTGTCACCTCGAGCCCCGGGTGCTCGTCGGGATCGGCGCCGTGGTCCTGGACGGCGCGCGCATCGGCGCCGGCTCGCTCGTGGGGGCAGGCAGCGTCGTCCGCGCGGGTGAGCACTTCCCGGAGCGCTCGCTGCTGGTCGGCAACCCGGCCCGACGCGTCCGCGACGTCGACGACGAGATGGCGGCCTGGAAGGACAACGGTCTGCGGGTCTACGGCGAGCTGACCCGACGCAGTCGCGCCGGCCTCGTCGAGGTCGATCCGCTCCAGGAGCCGGAGGCGGGTCGGCCCGTCCTCCCGGTGGACGCCTCGACCGCCACGCCGCTGCACACCCACCCGGGGCGGCGCGGGACCCGGTCCTGA
- a CDS encoding ABC transporter substrate-binding protein encodes MRAVAAAVAAFTLVVAGCGDDSDSGSDKPEANKELKGDPIVIGLDEDSTGPGASYSTIAGKTIRDAVDELNAGDGILGRPVKLIVENDESDPTKAPSVIRKLLDDGAQALLLVTASAAVNQSKPVIQQAQVPSIAPIAISQTFATPPDSDYAFSLANLLDNFVEVYCGAAKELGYSKLAIISDNTPTIEGVNGLLKPGLEGCMDLVADETAAVDAADVNAQVAKVKDADPDLVLVSSVGGNFEVLVQNTLKQQLPDVQRFSLASIGNQPDIWKLANAGALEDLVFMGSIDQDNPRTEELQDKLRGWRGDDDYNLTAYDAQAYDSVQILKQAIEAAGSTEGPAVLDALQAINGYEASFGADGFSISFSPEKHTGADGLCGLVLTHFGADNKPDGAWDEYQPPC; translated from the coding sequence ATGCGCGCAGTCGCGGCGGCAGTGGCCGCGTTCACGCTGGTGGTCGCCGGCTGCGGCGACGACTCCGATTCGGGCAGCGACAAGCCCGAGGCGAACAAAGAGCTCAAGGGCGACCCGATCGTCATCGGGCTGGACGAGGACAGCACCGGTCCCGGGGCGTCGTACAGCACCATCGCCGGGAAGACGATCCGGGACGCGGTCGACGAGCTCAACGCCGGGGACGGGATCCTGGGCCGCCCGGTCAAGCTGATCGTCGAGAACGACGAGAGCGACCCGACCAAGGCGCCGTCGGTGATCCGCAAGCTCCTGGACGACGGCGCCCAAGCCCTGCTGCTCGTGACCGCGAGCGCGGCGGTGAACCAGTCCAAGCCGGTGATCCAGCAGGCCCAGGTGCCCTCGATCGCGCCGATCGCGATCTCGCAGACCTTCGCCACGCCGCCCGACAGCGACTACGCCTTCTCCCTGGCCAACCTGCTCGACAACTTCGTCGAGGTCTACTGCGGCGCCGCGAAGGAGCTCGGCTACTCCAAGCTCGCGATCATCAGCGACAACACCCCGACGATCGAGGGCGTGAACGGGCTGCTCAAGCCCGGGCTCGAGGGCTGCATGGACCTCGTCGCCGACGAGACGGCCGCCGTGGACGCCGCGGACGTCAACGCTCAGGTGGCCAAGGTCAAGGACGCCGACCCGGACCTGGTCCTCGTCTCGAGCGTGGGTGGCAACTTCGAGGTGCTCGTCCAGAACACGCTCAAGCAGCAGCTCCCGGACGTCCAGCGCTTCTCCCTGGCCTCGATCGGCAACCAGCCGGACATCTGGAAGCTGGCCAACGCCGGCGCCCTGGAGGACCTGGTCTTCATGGGTTCGATCGACCAGGACAACCCGCGGACCGAGGAGCTGCAGGACAAGCTGCGCGGGTGGCGCGGGGACGACGACTACAACCTCACGGCCTACGACGCCCAGGCCTACGACTCGGTCCAGATCCTCAAGCAGGCCATCGAGGCGGCTGGGTCGACCGAGGGACCGGCCGTGCTCGACGCGCTGCAGGCCATCAACGGCTACGAGGCGTCCTTCGGAGCCGACGGCTTCTCGATCTCCTTCAGTCCGGAGAAGCACACCGGAGCCGACGGCCTGTGCGGCCTGGTCCTCACCCACTTCGGTGCGGACAACAAGCCCGACGGCGCGTGGGACGAGTACCAGCCGCCGTGCTGA